One Acidobacteriota bacterium genomic window carries:
- a CDS encoding MFS transporter → MTASAKAVQESQASRHQQEEAYPRAPYAWYVVGVLTFVYVFSFIDRQILNLLVRPIQRDLGISDTLMGLLSGLAFAVFYTFFGIPLGRLADSKSRRGIIAVGFAFWSLFTAGCGLAKNFIQLLLMRMGVGIGEAALSPAAYSLITDYFPPKRRATAISIYSMGIYIGSGLALIIGGLVARFATAQEAWNLPIVGETRPWQVVFFIVGMPGVLLALLMYTVREPIRRGVRSVKATDGKPAVEQTPMREVIAYLKANWMTFLCHNVGFALLSFSSYGASAWIPTMFVRRYGWTEAAIGQAYGLIVAIASTLGVVAGGRLADWMTERGSRDATLRVGLMASVMWFPFGMAYPLMSEASWAIALLIPAAFLASAPFGVAPAAIQQMMPNPMRGQASAIYLFVVNLIGLGLGPLVVAMTTDFVFKDKQMVHYSLLIVGTLAHLVSTALLWVGIKPFLKSLDRLKEWTVNQA, encoded by the coding sequence ATGACAGCATCTGCGAAAGCTGTACAGGAGTCGCAAGCGTCTCGGCATCAGCAGGAAGAAGCTTATCCTCGCGCTCCCTATGCGTGGTATGTCGTAGGCGTGTTGACCTTCGTATATGTCTTTTCATTCATCGACCGGCAGATTCTCAACTTGTTGGTTCGTCCGATTCAACGCGACCTCGGCATCAGCGATACCTTGATGGGACTTTTATCGGGTCTGGCGTTTGCAGTTTTCTATACCTTTTTCGGTATTCCGCTCGGACGGTTGGCGGATTCCAAATCGCGGCGCGGCATCATTGCTGTGGGTTTTGCCTTCTGGAGTCTGTTTACCGCCGGATGTGGACTTGCGAAAAATTTCATTCAATTGCTGTTGATGCGCATGGGCGTGGGCATCGGTGAAGCGGCGCTCTCGCCTGCGGCTTATTCGCTGATTACCGATTATTTTCCGCCAAAACGCCGAGCCACAGCCATCAGCATTTACTCGATGGGCATTTACATCGGGTCGGGATTGGCGTTGATTATCGGTGGACTCGTTGCGCGTTTTGCGACAGCACAGGAAGCCTGGAATTTGCCGATTGTCGGTGAAACGCGACCCTGGCAGGTGGTCTTTTTCATTGTCGGAATGCCGGGTGTGCTGCTCGCATTATTGATGTACACGGTGCGCGAACCCATTCGGCGCGGCGTCCGTTCGGTTAAAGCGACGGATGGCAAACCCGCTGTCGAACAAACGCCGATGCGCGAAGTCATCGCATATTTGAAAGCCAACTGGATGACCTTCCTCTGTCATAACGTCGGCTTTGCTCTGCTGTCGTTTTCATCTTATGGCGCAAGCGCCTGGATTCCGACGATGTTCGTTCGCCGATACGGTTGGACGGAAGCGGCTATCGGGCAGGCATACGGATTGATTGTCGCCATCGCTTCGACGCTCGGTGTGGTTGCGGGCGGCAGGCTCGCAGACTGGATGACCGAACGCGGTTCGCGCGATGCGACCCTGCGTGTGGGATTGATGGCTTCGGTCATGTGGTTTCCGTTTGGCATGGCGTATCCGTTGATGTCTGAGGCTTCGTGGGCGATTGCCCTGTTGATTCCGGCGGCATTCCTGGCAAGCGCGCCGTTTGGTGTAGCGCCGGCGGCAATTCAGCAGATGATGCCCAATCCGATGCGCGGGCAGGCATCGGCAATCTATCTATTTGTGGTCAATCTGATTGGCTTGGGGCTTGGACCTCTGGTTGTGGCGATGACCACCGATTTCGTCTTCAAAGATAAACAGATGGTGCATTATTCGCTGTTGATTGTCGGAACGCTGGCGCACCTGGTTTCAACCGCGCTCTTATGGGTAGGCATCAAGCCGTTTTTAAAAAGTCTCGACCGCTTGAAGGAATGGACCGTAAATCAAGCATAA
- the dacB gene encoding D-alanyl-D-alanine carboxypeptidase/D-alanyl-D-alanine-endopeptidase: MKRTMTSVLALGLLFYSTFAQQAAQSPDTYEQLAARLTAHLAQPRFTAASWGVKVVSLDSGKTIFEHNAEKYFNPASNAKLYTGALTLDRLGADFKIKTSIYAPRRPEPDGTLKGDLTIYGRGDPTIAARLNQGNYDKPLERLVEQIKAAGIRKIEGDLIGDESFFNTAPFGSGWEWDDLQEYYGAEVSALSIHDNSLDFFVKPAERIGLPCRITTGPQSNYLTFINRTQTAPKGTETSIRFYRPVAENIVYVTGRLAIDSPKGYANSIAVHNPALLFVTLLKDALAKQGIAVTGRLRILDPKYRDVTPLDLAKFIELGFIESPPMKDIVREMLKPSQNLYAQLLLLQVGANSSQLSATNNQPVSPANSPIKSNSQQTTSNNQTPATDYRLPNTEQQGLEVMTAFLNEVGVKKGDVLLEEGSGLSRKDIITPNATIALLTFMDKHQLAEIYRNGLPIAGVDGTLQNRMKNTPAANNVHAKTGTLRFVYALSGYVTAASGERLAFSIMLNNYFNLDRTIAPREDVDAIPIMLANFGKPQAVSN; the protein is encoded by the coding sequence TGACATCTGTGCTTGCGCTAGGTTTGCTCTTTTATTCAACCTTTGCGCAACAAGCGGCGCAATCGCCGGATACTTACGAACAGCTTGCAGCGCGCCTTACAGCGCATCTTGCGCAACCACGATTCACCGCGGCGTCGTGGGGCGTCAAAGTGGTTTCGCTCGATTCCGGCAAAACCATTTTTGAACACAATGCCGAAAAATATTTCAATCCCGCATCCAATGCCAAACTCTACACCGGGGCATTGACGCTCGATAGACTGGGCGCGGATTTCAAAATCAAAACGTCGATTTATGCGCCGCGAAGACCCGAACCCGATGGCACGCTTAAAGGCGATTTGACGATTTACGGACGTGGCGACCCGACGATTGCCGCGCGCCTCAACCAGGGCAATTACGATAAACCGCTTGAGCGCCTTGTTGAACAAATCAAAGCCGCAGGCATTCGCAAAATCGAAGGCGATCTCATCGGTGACGAGAGCTTCTTCAACACCGCGCCATTCGGTTCCGGTTGGGAGTGGGATGATTTACAGGAATATTATGGCGCGGAGGTTTCGGCGCTTTCGATTCACGATAATTCGCTCGATTTTTTCGTTAAACCGGCAGAGCGCATCGGACTCCCGTGTCGCATTACGACCGGCCCGCAAAGCAATTATTTGACCTTTATCAATCGCACACAGACCGCGCCCAAGGGGACGGAAACCAGCATACGCTTTTATCGTCCGGTTGCTGAAAATATCGTTTATGTGACGGGAAGGCTGGCGATTGACAGCCCCAAAGGCTATGCGAATTCGATTGCCGTACACAATCCCGCGTTGTTGTTTGTGACCTTGCTGAAAGACGCGCTCGCCAAACAGGGCATTGCGGTGACCGGGCGATTGCGAATCCTTGACCCGAAATATCGCGACGTTACGCCGCTTGATTTAGCGAAATTCATCGAACTTGGTTTCATTGAATCGCCGCCCATGAAAGACATCGTGCGCGAGATGTTGAAGCCCTCGCAAAACCTTTACGCGCAGTTGTTGCTTTTGCAAGTCGGTGCCAACAGTAGCCAGTTGAGCGCAACGAATAATCAACCGGTCTCGCCTGCGAATTCACCGATTAAAAGCAACTCACAACAAACGACAAGCAATAACCAAACACCGGCTACCGACTACCGCTTACCGAATACGGAACAGCAAGGGCTTGAAGTGATGACCGCATTTTTAAATGAAGTCGGGGTGAAAAAAGGCGATGTGTTACTCGAAGAAGGTTCGGGACTATCGCGCAAAGACATCATCACGCCGAATGCGACGATTGCGCTGTTGACATTCATGGACAAACATCAACTCGCGGAAATTTATCGCAACGGGTTGCCGATAGCCGGAGTTGACGGGACGTTGCAGAATCGTATGAAAAATACGCCTGCCGCGAATAATGTACACGCCAAGACCGGGACGTTGCGATTTGTCTACGCGCTGTCGGGATATGTCACGGCGGCATCAGGCGAACGGCTGGCGTTTTCGATCATGCTCAATAATTATTTCAACTTGGACCGCACCATTGCCCCACGCGAAGACGTGGACGCGATTCCCATTATGCTGGCGAATTTCGGTAAGCCGCAGGCAGTGAGCAATTGA